In the genome of Siniperca chuatsi isolate FFG_IHB_CAS linkage group LG17, ASM2008510v1, whole genome shotgun sequence, one region contains:
- the hepacam2 gene encoding HEPACAM family member 2 — MEATGRTALYICSVLFILTEVSSEFIHIPSLVHHGIEGKSLLLSVETRFPLDEVEIQGTWSHTRPSGTRATLVTFTKEATITDMMFRNHLLFREPNVSLLIWKLHQDDEGDYQLNLNIEFHNKTGLVIKEERTVHVTVDVPVSTPIIEKNPSYAVVEDKANVTWTCSVERGTRVVFQWLRDNIALDPSDRYHFSQDNSTLLISPVRKEDKGIYRCVASNPVSQGRPSRAVELNVYYGPYNLEVNSGQGLRTGEVFTINPGELVFFECQADSNPPNSYVWISKSHNSTQVITEGPRLEVRSYRLAQAEEYLCRAFNNVTQKQDEAQFTLVVASLGTGKEKHTQEGSSVSPLAAITVCSLFIIGCMLLFFLRRTCHPKRVLMSIYNRPLSEQKRPHRSGHEDATEDFGIYEFVSIPGKMESAQASCRSLARLESVQDMHTTIYDVIRHVPETPSHS; from the exons ATGGAGGCCACAGGAAGAACAGCGCTTTACATCTGCTCTGTTCTCTTCATCCTAACAG AAGTCAGCTCTGAGTTCATCCACATCCCTTCATTAGTCCATCATGGTATTGAAGGGAAGTCCCTGCTCCTGTCTGTTGAGACTCGCTTCCCGTTGGATGAAGTTGAGATCCAGGGAACTTGGTCCCATACCAGACCGAGCGGCACCAGAGCCACGTTAGTGACGTTTACTAAAGAGGCCACGATCACTGACATGATGTTCCGCAACCACCTCCTCTTTAGAGAACCCAATGTTTCTTTACTAATCTGGAAATTACACCAGGACGATGAAGGGGATTACCAGCTGAACCTCAACATAGAATTTCATAACAAGACAGGACTGGTTATCAAGGAGGAGAGAACTGTGCATGTAACAGTGGATG TCCCTGTGTCCACTCCAATCATTGAGAAGAACCCATCATATGCAGTTGTTGAGGACAAGGCAAACGTAACCTGGACTTGTTCTGTCGAGAGAGGAACAAGAGTTGTGTTCCAGTGGCTAAGGGACAACATCGCACTAGATCCCAGTGACAGATACCACTTCTCCCAAGACAACTCAACATTGTTAATCAGCCCTGTGAGAAAAGAAGACAAGGGAATTTACCGCTGTGTGGCCAGCAACCCTGTCAGCCAGGGTCGGCCCAGCAGGGCCGTGGAACTCAATGTCTATT ATGGCCCCTACAACCTGGAGGTGAACTCGGGCCAGGGCCTGCGGACAGGAGAAGTGTTCACCATCAACCCTGGAGAGCTGGTCTTCTTCGAATGCCAGGCTGATTCCAACCCACCCAACAGCTACGTCTGGATCTCTAAGAGCCACAACTCCACCCAGGTCATCACTGAGGGCCCGCGGCTGGAGGTGCGCTCCTACAGACTGGCCCAGGCTGAAGAGTACCTGTGCCGCGCCTTCAACAACGTGACGCAGAAGCAGGACGAGGCCCAGTTTACTCTGGTGGTGGCCAGCTTAGGAACAG GGAAAGAGAAGCACACCCAGGAGGGCAGCTCTGTATCCCCTCTGGCAGCCATTACTGTCTGCTCTTTGTTCATCATCGGCTGTATGCTGCTGTTCTTCCTCAGAAGAACCTGCCATCCTAAGAGAG TGCTTATGAGCATTTACAACAG ACCGCTTTCAGAGCAGAAACGGCCACATCGCTCAG GTCACGAGGATGCAACAGAAGACTTTGGCATCTATGAGTTTGTCTCCATTCCTGGGAAAATGGAATCTGCACAG GCATCGTGCAGATCTCTGGCTCGCCTGGAGTCAGTTCAAGATATGCACACCACCATCTACGATGTGATCAGACATGTTCCTGAAACCCCGAGTCACAGTTAG